The DNA segment TATGAAGTTACTTATAATGGTTTAGAGATTGTGATTGCATACTCTAAAATTGGAAAAGTGTTTGCAAGTTTAACGGCTTCAACATTGATTGAAAAGTTTGGCTGTGATACTTTGCTTTTCTCTGGAGTTGCAGGGGGAATTAATCCTGAACTTAAAATTGGGGATCTGATCATTGCCAATAAACTGTGTCAACACGATTTAGATATTACTGCATTTGGACACCCTCATGGTTTTGTTCCAGGTGGTGCAGTCTTTGTTGAAACTTCTATAGAGTTAAACAGCATTGCTAAAGAGGTTGCAAGTGAAAATGGACTTAAAGTGATTGAAGGAGTGATTGCAACGGGAGATCAGTTTGTGCACTCAAATGAGCGAAAAGAGTTCATTGAATCAACTTTTAAAGCTGA comes from the Candidatus Marinarcus aquaticus genome and includes:
- a CDS encoding 5'-methylthioadenosine/adenosylhomocysteine nucleosidase, producing MTKLAVMGAMEEEIEPLLEHFNDVKITEFAKNKYYEVTYNGLEIVIAYSKIGKVFASLTASTLIEKFGCDTLLFSGVAGGINPELKIGDLIIANKLCQHDLDITAFGHPHGFVPGGAVFVETSIELNSIAKEVASENGLKVIEGVIATGDQFVHSNERKEFIESTFKADALEMEGASVAVVCDALNVPCFILRAISDTADMDAGFDFDEFLKSSAKNSAEYLIKIINKLQQ